The proteins below are encoded in one region of Telopea speciosissima isolate NSW1024214 ecotype Mountain lineage chromosome 10, Tspe_v1, whole genome shotgun sequence:
- the LOC122642503 gene encoding dirigent protein 22-like, with translation MGGSPSPKLAHPFIILSITITILLFQTVPISGSFAKTLSRRSLGLKREKLSHFRFYWHDILSGRNPTAVRVAGAPANSSSTGFGFMFMIDDPLTEGPAMSSKLVGRAQGFYASASQQEIGLLMAMNFAFVEGKYNGSTITILGRNTIVSAVREMPVIGGSGLFRFARGYVQLKTHSVNFTTRDAVVEYNVYVMHY, from the coding sequence ATGGGAGGATCACCATCTCCCAAACTAGCTCACCCCTTCATCATTCTCTCCATTACCATCACCATTCTCCTCTTCCAAACCGTCCCAATCTCCGGCAGCTTTGCCAAAACCCTAAGTCGGAGATCACTAGGGCTTAAGAGAGAAAAGCTCAGCCACTTCCGCTTCTACTGGCACGACATCCTCAGCGGTCGCAACCCTACTGCCGTCAGAGTGGCCGGAGCCCCAGCGAACTCATCGTCGACGGGTTTCGGTTTCATGTTTATGATTGATGACCCATTAACGGAAGGGCCAGCTATGAGTTCGAAACTGGTTGGGAGAGCTCAAGGATTCTACGCATCTGCTTCGCAGCAAGAAATTGGGTTATTGATGGCCATGAATTTTGCTTTCGTGGAAGGGAAGTACAATGGGAGCACCATCACAATACTGGGGAGGAATACGATTGTCTCGGCGGTAAGGGAGATGCCGGTGATTGGAGGGAGTGGGCTTTTCCGGTTTGCTAGGGGATATGTTCAGCTCAAGACTCATAGCGTCAACTTTACCACTCGCGATGCCGTTGTTGAGTACAATGTTTATGTAATGCATTATTGA
- the LOC122642507 gene encoding dirigent protein 22-like — protein MTVHGKPHQFSRVLSPASMGLKEEKITQLQVYWHDILSGSNPSAIRVAAAPQTNTSPTGFGALVMIDDPLTEGPEMSSKIVGRAQGFYSSASQSEVGLLMAMNFAFMDGKYNGSTVTILGRNTVFSKEREMPVIGGSGVFRFARGFAKVRTHKFDPTTGDATVVYNIYVYHY, from the coding sequence ATGACTGTCCATGGAAAACCTCATCAATTCTCCAGAGTTTTAAGTCCAGCATCGATGGGGCTTAAGGAAGAGAAGATAACTCAGCTTCAAGTATACTGGCATGATATTCTTAGTGGGAGTAACCCATCAGCCATTCGAGTAGCTGCTGCACCTCAGACAAACACATCACCAACAGGGTTTGGTGCTTTGGTGATGATCGATGATCCATTAACAGAAGGACCAGAGATGAGTTCTAAGATTGTTGGAAGAGCACAAGGGTTTTACTCATCTGCTTCTCAAAGTGAAGTTGGGTTGTTAATGGCTATGAACTTTGCCTTCATGGATGGGAAGTACAATGGGAGCACAGTAACAATTCTAGGGAGAAACACAGTGTTTtcgaaggagagagagatgccGGTGATCGGAGGGAGTGGAGTTTTCCGATTCGCTCGGGGATTTGCAAAGGTTAGGACTCATAAATTCGATCCTACAACTGGAGATGCTACCGTTGTGTATAATATCTATGTTTACCATTATTAA
- the LOC122642509 gene encoding dirigent protein 11-like yields the protein MSHLHFYFHDIIGGRNPTAIRVAEAPSTKTSETVFGAVVMMDDPLTENPEATSKLVGRAQGIYSFASQSEVAFLMNLNFVFMEGKYNGSTLSILGRNAVFSDVREMPVVGGSGIFRFARGYALAKTHSLDNTTAVVEYNVYVIHY from the coding sequence ATGAGCCACCTTCACTTCTACTTCCATGACATCATTGGTGGTCGTAACCCAACTGCCATTAGGGTTGCTGAAGCACCATCAACTAAAACATCAGAAACAGTTTTTGGTGCTGTGGTGATGATGGATGACCCGTTAACAGAGAACCCAGAAGCTACTTCGAAGCTGGTAGGAAGAGCTCAGGGGATCTACAGTTTCGCATCACAGAGTGAGGTGGCTTTCTTAATGAaccttaattttgttttcatggaAGGGAAGTACAATGGGAGCACACTTAGTATATTAGGGAGAAACGCAGTGTTCTCAGATGTTAGAGAAATGCCAGTGGTCGGAGGGAGTGGGATTTTCCGGTTCGCTCGGGGCTATGCTCTGGCCAAGACTCACTCCTTGGATAACACAACCGCAGTGGTTGAGTATAATGTCTATGTCATCCACTACTGA
- the LOC122642505 gene encoding dirigent protein 22-like codes for MARTSPKLIVLLTIFTFFIVHSKSDGFSRRTLSLGSKRLKHEKMSHLHFYFHDTTKGRNPTAIRVAEAPSTKTSATAFGAVVVMDDPLTETPEATSKLVGRAQGIYAFASQSEVALLMTLNFVFMEGKYNGSTLSILGRNAVFSDVREMPVVGGSGIFWFARGYALAKTHSFDNTTNGDAVVEYNIYVIHY; via the coding sequence ATGGCCAGAACTTCCCCCAAACTCATCGTTCTCTTAACCATCTTTACCTTCTTTATTGTCCACAGCAAATCTGATGGCTTCTCTCGAAGGACTCTTTCACTGGGATCTAAGCGGCTTAAGCATGAGAAGATGAGTCACCTTCACTTCTACTTCCATGACACTACTAAAGGTCGTAACCCAACTGCCATTAGGGTTGCTGAAGCACCATCAACTAAAACATCAGCAACAGCTTTTGGTGCTGTGGTGGTGATGGATGACCCATTAACGGAGACACCAGAAGCTACGTCGAAGCTGGTGGGAAGAGCTCAGGGGATCTACGCTTTCGCATCACAGAGCGAAGTGGCTCTCTTAATGacccttaattttgttttcatggaAGGGAAGTATAATGGGAGCACACTTAGCATATTAGGAAGAAACGCAGTGTTCTCAGATGTGAGAGAGATGCCGGTGGTCGGAGGGAGTGGGATTTTCTGGTTTGCCCGGGGTTATGCTCTTGCCAAGACTCACTCCTTCGACAACACCACAAATGGGGATGCAGTGGTTGAGTACAATATCTATGTCATCCATTACTGA
- the LOC122642506 gene encoding dirigent protein 22-like — protein sequence MARTFPKLIVLLTIFTFFIVHSESHGFSRTLSLGSKRLKREKMIHLHFYFHDIVSGLNATAIRVSEAPSTLTSTTAFGAVAVLDDPLTETPEATSKLVGRAQGIYASASQNEVALLMTLNFAFMEGKYNGSTLSILGRNTVFSEVREMPVVGGTGIFRLARGYAHAKTHWFEPTTGDAVVEYNIYVIHYY from the exons ATGGCCAGAACTTTCCCTAAACTCATCGTTCTCTTAACCATCTTTACCTTCTTTATTGTTCATAGCGAATCTCATGGCTTCTCTAGGACTCTATCACTTGGGTCCAAGCGGCTTAAGCGTGAGAAGATGATCCACCTTCACTTCTACTTCCATGACATTGTTAGTGGTCTTAACGCCACTGCCATTAGGGTTTCAGAGGCACCATCAACATTGACATCAACAACAGCTTTCGGTGCTGTGGCGGTGTTGGATGATCCATTAACGGAGACGCCAGAAGCTACGTCGAAGTTGGTAGGAAGAGCTCAGGGTATCTATGCTTCGGCATCACAGAACGAGGTGGCTCTCTTAATGAcccttaattttgctttcatggAAGGGAAGTACAATGGGAGCACACTTAGCATATTAGGGAGAAATACTGTATTCTCAGAGGTGAGAGAGATGCCGGTGGTCGGAGGAACTGGGATTTTCCGGTTAGCCCGGGGTTATGCTCATGCCAAGACTCACTGGTTCGAACCCACAACCGGGGATGCTGTGGTTGAGTACAATATCTATGTCATccatt ATTACTGA
- the LOC122641345 gene encoding pentatricopeptide repeat-containing protein At2g15630, mitochondrial-like: protein MRIYRAFGFRTFKQNRPTNLGAVNQGQLSTCLCSIYHFESSPQTLDQPSVPPLNIDKNVEQFLEKVILDSQWHSIERGSSSNLTSSAIYNALYELRGQPDTVLAFIEKLGFECLDVRCLCFAVAVVSGLPSPQPAWQLLKRALSDGVATNQELFDELVLARESLSLLSSIVLDLLIRSCCGLNRAEQALECFYLMKDQGILPKIETCNELLSLLLKLNKIDTAWALYAEMFRLRIPSTVITFNIMINVLCKEGKLKKAKAFIGHMESLGFKPTVVTYNTIIHGYCSRGKLEGAHEIFDTMRSKGIQPDSYTYGSLISGLCKEGKLEEASALFGKMVEERLVPTAVTYNVLIDGYCNKGNLVMAFKYRDEMVSKGIMPTVSTYNLLVHALFMEGRAAEADGFIKEMGEWGIAPDAITYNILINGYCKEGNAKKAFDLHSEMLSKGIHASAATYTPLIYVLSKQKRMQEADNLFKLIVGKGIFLDAIMFNALIDGHCINGNMERAFMLLKEMDTSKVSPDEVTFNTLMQGLCREGKVEEARGLLNQMKNRGIKPDHISYNTLISGCSRKGEMKDALTVRDEMLGKGFNPTLLTYNALIQGLCKNKEGEHAEELLKEMVSQGITPNDSTYFFLIEGLGTGQGLVENTGL, encoded by the coding sequence ATGAGAATTTACAGAGCTTTCGGTTTCCGAACCTTCAAACAAAACAGACCCACGAACCTCGGCGCCGTAAACCAAGGTCAGCTATCTACATGTCTTTGTTCAATCTATCACTTCGAATCTTCTCCACAAACTTTAGACCAGCCTTCGGTCCCTCCCCTAAACATCGATAAGAACGTCGAACAGTTCTTAGAGAAAGTAATCTTAGATTCTCAGTGGCATTCAATCGAACGgggttcttcttcaaatctcaCTTCATCTGCGATTTATAATGCTCTTTATGAGCTCCGCGGACAGCCTGACACTGTTCTGGCGTTCATTGAGAAATTAGGTTTTGAATGCCTCGATGTCAGATGTCTTTGCTTCGCTGTAGCTGTAGTCTCTGGCCTTCCATCGCCGCAACCTGCTTGGCAGCTCTTGAAGAGAGCTTTGAGTGACGGTGTTGCAACGAACCAGGAGCTTTTCGACGAGTTAGTGCTAGCTCGCGAGAGTTTGAGCTTGTTGAGTTCAATTGTTCTAGATTTGCTGATTAGGTCTTGTTGTGGATTGAATAGAGCAGAGCAAGCTCTCGAATGCTTCTACTTGATGAAGGACCAGGGAATTCTTCCCAAGATTGAAACTTGTAATGAGTTATTGAGTTTGCTTTTGAAATTGAATAAGATAGACACGGCGTGGGCTCTGTATGCTGAAATGTTCAGGTTGAGGATTCCATCCACTGTCATCACGTTCAACATAATGATTAATGTGTTATGTAAGGAAGGGAAACTGAAGAAGGCTAAGGCTTTCATCGGACACATGGAGAGTTTGGGCTTTAAACCAACTGTTGTGACTTACAACACTATAATCCATGGGTACTGTTCTAGAGGCAAACTTGAAGGCGCTCATGAAATATTTGATACTATGAGAAGTAAGGGTATACAACCAGATTCTTACACTTATGGTTCTCTCATTAGTGGGTTATGCAAGGAGGGAAAACTTGAAGAAGCATCAGCTCTATTTGGCAAAATGGTGGAAGAAAGGCTAGTTCCTACTGCTGTGACGTACAATGTGTTAATTGATGGATACTGCAACAAGGGGAACTTGGTGATGGCCTTTAAGTACAGAGATGAGATGGTCAGTAAAGGAATAATGCCAACTGTCTCCACTTACAATTTGCTGGTTCATGCCTTGTTTATGGAGGGTAGGGCAGCCGAAGCAGATGGTTTTATTAAGGAAATGGGAGAATGGGGCATTGCTCCTGATGCAATCACATATAACATCTTGATAAATGGATACTGCAAGGAAGGGAATGCAAAGAAAGCCTTTGACCTCCACTCAGAAATGTTAAGTAAAGGGATTCATGCTTCAGCAGCAACCTACACGCCTCTTATCTATGTTTTGAGCAAGCAGAAAAGAATGCAAGAGGCGGATAACTTATTCAAGTTGATTGTAGGTAAAGGAATTTTCCTCGATGCCATAATGTTTAATGCGTTGATTGATGGCCATTGCATCAATGGGAACATGGAGCGTGCTTTTATGCTATTGAAGGAGATGGATACAAGTAAGGTATCTCCTGACGAGGTGACCTTCAATACACTAATGCAAGGGCTCTGTAGGGAGGGGAAAGTTGAGGAAGCTCGAGGGCTTCTCAATCAAATGAAGAATAGGGGCATCAAACCTGATCACATCAGTTACAACACCCTCATTAGTGGATGTAGTAGGAAAGGTGAAATGAAAGATGCTTTAACAGTTCGGGATGAGATGTTGGGCAAAGGTTTCAATCCAACTCTTCTCACTTACAATGCCCTTATCCAAGGGCTATgcaaaaacaaggaaggagagCATGCTGAAGAGCTCCTCAAAGAAATGGTAAGCCAAGGCATTACTCCTAATGACAGCACCTACTTCTTTTTGATTGAGGGACTTGGCACCGGTCAAGGCTTGGTGGAGAACACTGGGTTGTAA